The Mammaliicoccus sciuri genome window below encodes:
- a CDS encoding cation diffusion facilitator family transporter: MKDFINLLKKGSKSSLSAAIVNFILGCLKLFAFIFTGNIAMFAEMMHSFGDAANQLFVFLGSAFSKRSPNQKFPLGYGRLINLVCLIAVIIVGILSYETVKEGFHHIVHHNETGGSLLLFWINIAVLSIGIILEGSVLRKAGKEILEEAGESSKGLLTPFTKSYLLIGKAKPATKLVFMEDTVATGGGIIAVLSIIIARLTGLGMLEGIASVIIGVMMFIVVGIIFIENAQGVLGIADHESEIHASRVILDDKAISDIKRLAVIKEGEALHIECLLEVNHNYTLKELSDIRKRIILKLLDLSHVEDVNIEFIEDDGQTDWNGDSGPSANIQYNKERL, from the coding sequence ATGAAAGATTTCATTAATTTACTTAAAAAAGGAAGCAAGTCTTCGCTTTCTGCTGCAATTGTTAACTTTATTTTAGGTTGTTTAAAGTTATTCGCTTTCATCTTTACAGGAAACATTGCGATGTTTGCTGAAATGATGCACTCTTTCGGTGATGCAGCAAACCAACTTTTTGTATTTTTAGGATCAGCATTTTCTAAAAGAAGTCCAAATCAGAAGTTTCCTCTTGGATACGGAAGATTAATTAACCTCGTCTGTTTAATAGCTGTCATTATTGTAGGTATTTTATCTTATGAGACGGTTAAAGAAGGTTTTCACCATATTGTCCATCACAATGAAACTGGTGGATCATTATTATTATTCTGGATTAATATCGCCGTTCTATCTATCGGTATTATTTTAGAAGGTAGTGTATTAAGAAAAGCTGGTAAAGAAATCTTGGAAGAAGCTGGTGAAAGCAGTAAGGGATTATTGACACCTTTTACTAAAAGTTATTTACTGATTGGTAAAGCTAAACCTGCAACAAAATTAGTATTCATGGAAGATACTGTCGCAACTGGTGGTGGTATTATTGCCGTTCTTTCAATCATTATCGCAAGATTAACAGGATTGGGTATGTTAGAAGGTATTGCTTCAGTCATCATTGGTGTGATGATGTTTATCGTTGTGGGTATTATCTTCATTGAAAATGCACAAGGCGTTCTTGGTATCGCCGATCATGAATCTGAAATACATGCTTCACGTGTCATACTAGATGATAAAGCAATTAGTGATATTAAAAGACTTGCTGTTATTAAAGAAGGAGAAGCACTTCATATAGAATGTTTATTAGAAGTTAATCACAATTATACACTTAAAGAGTTGTCAGATATCAGAAAACGGATTATATTAAAACTGTTAGACTTATCTCATGTTGAAGATGTGAACATTGAATTCATTGAAGATGACGGTCAAACAGACTGGAATGGAGATAGTGGTCCTTCAGCAAATATTCAATATAATAAGGAGCGTTTATAA
- a CDS encoding 2-hydroxymuconate tautomerase, giving the protein MPIVNIKLIEGRSDEQLKGLVKDVTEAVHQNAKAPKENIHVIIEEMKPEHYGVAGTRKSDS; this is encoded by the coding sequence ATGCCAATCGTAAACATTAAATTAATTGAAGGTAGATCTGATGAACAATTGAAAGGTCTTGTAAAAGATGTTACTGAAGCCGTTCATCAAAATGCAAAAGCACCAAAAGAAAATATTCATGTCATTATTGAAGAAATGAAACCTGAACACTACGGTGTTGCTGGTACACGTAAATCTGATTCATAA
- a CDS encoding LCP family protein yields MTSHNQLETEDNRQKNIPTRRKKRRIKKRPFIFLGIILLLIGLGFYINASYKSGLKVSSDNGKKHQLHKFNSTTRNDGKVNVLVLGEDRKVDNSQPRTDSIMIVQYDYLKKDLKIVSVMRDIYSEIPGGYRNYKINTAYSLGGPELLRKTLKKNLDIDPEYYAIIDFDGFEEMVDEIAPKGIPIDVEKDMSAKIGVSLKQGQHNLNGKELLGYARFRHDEEGDFGRVRRQQQVMTALKSELMSVDSVVKAPKLAGIARGYVNTNLDDQTIYKTGASFLARGDKDIKTLTVPVKGSYTNENDIENGAILKIDKEKNKEAIKKFLND; encoded by the coding sequence ATGACTTCGCATAATCAATTAGAAACTGAAGATAATCGTCAAAAGAATATACCTACAAGAAGAAAAAAGCGTAGAATAAAAAAAAGACCTTTTATTTTCTTAGGTATCATCTTACTTTTAATTGGACTTGGATTTTACATTAATGCTTCTTATAAATCTGGTTTGAAAGTTTCATCAGATAACGGTAAAAAGCATCAATTACATAAATTCAATAGTACAACGCGGAATGATGGTAAAGTAAATGTGCTCGTATTAGGTGAGGACCGCAAAGTAGATAATTCACAACCTAGAACAGACTCAATTATGATTGTTCAATACGATTACTTGAAAAAAGATCTCAAAATTGTATCTGTCATGAGAGATATTTATTCAGAAATCCCAGGTGGCTATCGTAATTATAAGATTAATACTGCATATTCATTAGGCGGACCTGAATTATTACGTAAGACATTGAAGAAGAACCTTGATATTGATCCGGAATACTATGCAATTATCGATTTTGATGGATTTGAAGAAATGGTCGATGAAATTGCACCTAAAGGCATTCCAATCGATGTTGAAAAAGATATGTCTGCAAAAATTGGTGTTTCTTTAAAACAAGGGCAACATAATTTAAACGGGAAAGAATTATTAGGTTATGCGCGCTTTAGACACGATGAAGAAGGTGACTTTGGTCGTGTTAGAAGACAACAACAAGTTATGACTGCACTAAAATCAGAATTGATGAGTGTAGATTCAGTTGTTAAAGCACCGAAATTAGCTGGTATTGCTAGAGGTTATGTTAATACCAATTTAGATGATCAAACAATTTACAAAACGGGAGCTAGCTTCTTAGCTAGAGGCGATAAAGATATTAAGACGTTAACAGTCCCTGTTAAAGGTTCTTATACAAATGAGAATGATATTGAAAATGGGGCAATATTAAAAATCGACAAAGAAAAAAATAAAGAAGCTATTAAGAAATTTCTTAACGATTAA
- the msrA gene encoding peptide-methionine (S)-S-oxide reductase MsrA: MNMNKAYFAGGCFWCMVKPFDQYEGIDKVTSGYMGGTTENPTYEEVKKGDTGHYEVVEIQYDVALFSYNRLLEIYFSIIDPTDAHGQFQDRGTQYETAIFYTNDDQKKLAEQYIEQLNKELPEGKSVVTKLLPYKPFYKAEDYHQDFYKKNPERYQEEQTIRQSLK; this comes from the coding sequence ATGAATATGAATAAAGCGTATTTTGCAGGAGGATGCTTTTGGTGTATGGTTAAGCCATTTGACCAATATGAAGGAATAGATAAAGTGACTTCAGGTTATATGGGTGGAACAACTGAAAATCCAACATACGAAGAAGTAAAAAAAGGTGATACCGGACATTATGAAGTTGTCGAAATCCAATATGATGTAGCTTTATTCTCATATAATAGACTGCTAGAAATATATTTTTCTATTATTGACCCTACTGATGCTCATGGACAATTCCAAGACAGAGGTACACAGTACGAAACAGCTATTTTCTATACAAATGATGATCAGAAGAAACTTGCTGAACAGTATATCGAACAACTCAATAAAGAATTACCAGAAGGAAAATCAGTCGTTACAAAACTATTACCATATAAGCCTTTTTACAAAGCTGAAGATTATCATCAAGATTTCTATAAGAAGAATCCTGAAAGATATCAAGAAGAACAAACAATTAGACAAAGTTTAAAATAA
- a CDS encoding DedA family protein: MEQWITDFMTHYGYIGVFILVFLEYVIHPFPSEIILTFAGFMTSQSDLNIIIVCLLTILGAVLGALVLYSVGAFIGEERLYKFIHKRGKYIGIKIQDLDKTIQWLDKYGHWAIFLGRFIPIVRTLISLPAGITKMNLPVFILLTAVGTGMWNIFLIMLGKMLGNHWHQILVYVGMYSKVFIVIIAIAVLYVLYLWYKRIKETRVN, translated from the coding sequence ATGGAACAATGGATTACTGATTTTATGACGCATTATGGATATATCGGTGTCTTCATACTCGTATTTTTAGAATATGTTATACACCCCTTCCCTTCTGAAATCATATTAACATTTGCAGGCTTTATGACTTCACAATCAGACTTGAATATCATAATTGTATGTTTACTTACAATTTTAGGTGCTGTACTCGGAGCACTTGTATTATATAGTGTTGGTGCTTTTATAGGAGAAGAACGTTTATATAAATTTATACATAAACGCGGCAAATATATAGGTATCAAAATTCAAGACTTAGATAAGACCATTCAATGGTTAGACAAATATGGACATTGGGCTATCTTTTTAGGACGCTTTATCCCAATCGTCAGAACACTCATTTCATTACCAGCCGGTATAACTAAAATGAACTTACCCGTATTTATACTTTTAACAGCTGTCGGTACAGGTATGTGGAATATATTTCTAATTATGCTCGGTAAAATGCTAGGTAATCACTGGCATCAAATTCTTGTATATGTAGGTATGTATTCTAAAGTGTTTATTGTAATCATTGCGATAGCAGTGCTATACGTACTATACTTATGGTATAAACGTATAAAAGAAACACGTGTTAATTAA
- the mprF gene encoding bifunctional lysylphosphatidylglycerol flippase/synthetase MprF, with amino-acid sequence MKLLNRKKILPILKVLFICIVLCIVVFVLHNELGKIDFKKTIVLFREMNTFYFVGIIILGVLSVSVLSLYDMMLKQSLKISLPIHKVLSISYIINTFNSILGFGGLIGAGLRIYSYRNDVEDKKNLVKSVSLLLLSMLSGLSLLCALIVFRVFNADVLLADISWAKIVIYIGSLFLPLFIVVSYLKPSISRDRLLGFKFTIVSALEWIAASYLLFVILKALHIHVDFAHLVGIFVVAALSGLISMIPGGFGAFDLVILLGIKSLGVPEEKVLLALLLYRVACYFFPFIIALGLSTFEFGSIAKKYIEESKFYTPAVDTTSFIKSVQSDFMNKVPTLALGLLSGITGFVLYFNHILILYDAIYSHHYTFYSILLALHTASTLMLLICAKGVMSGTMRSILMSIISVIVMLVVSILTNSTIIAFLWLTTLLVLLFIGYKNALVVKKIVTPMKIVLSGVLILTMFIFNRIVTKNYLNLYPHEVTKFDKYAVFTMFLIALAILCLIGMCITYILSKRFQKSLYTNATYETIQTIIDQNQGSYVSHLAFTGDKSFYVNKDEDVFIMYRHTMNAVIVLGDPVGNSDKYHEVLKEFYDQMHFLGHDIIFYQVQSKLLSLYHDYGNVFFKLGEEALIDLETFSLSGKKKRGMRATHNKMASEGYQFEIIEVPYAQDDINMLKSISDGWLGDKREMSFSVGSFDEDYLNKAPIAVIRNNSKEIVGFCSLMYTNYNDSISVDLIRWNKEVELPMMDALYIHMLLWAQEQGYKQFNIGMATLSNVGHNQYAYLREKFAAKVFENMNGLYSFQGLRNYKQKFYPEWEPRYLVYRKYSSLLWNLIRVSLTINHK; translated from the coding sequence ATGAAACTATTAAATCGAAAGAAAATTTTGCCAATATTAAAGGTTCTATTTATATGTATCGTATTATGCATCGTTGTATTTGTATTGCATAATGAATTAGGGAAAATCGACTTTAAAAAGACTATCGTTCTTTTTAGAGAAATGAATACATTTTATTTTGTAGGCATCATTATATTAGGTGTACTGTCCGTTTCTGTTTTATCACTATATGACATGATGCTAAAGCAGTCTTTAAAAATCAGTTTACCGATACACAAAGTTTTATCCATTAGCTATATTATTAATACGTTTAACAGTATTTTAGGATTTGGTGGTTTAATAGGTGCGGGTTTAAGAATTTATTCTTATAGAAATGATGTAGAAGATAAGAAAAATTTAGTTAAAAGTGTTTCATTGTTATTGTTATCCATGTTAAGTGGTTTAAGTTTATTATGTGCACTTATTGTATTTCGTGTTTTTAATGCAGATGTATTACTAGCTGATATTTCATGGGCTAAAATTGTCATATATATTGGCAGCTTGTTTCTTCCATTATTTATAGTTGTGTCGTATTTGAAACCTTCTATAAGTCGAGATAGATTGCTTGGATTTAAGTTTACAATAGTATCTGCACTCGAATGGATTGCCGCGAGCTACTTATTATTTGTTATTTTAAAAGCTTTACATATACATGTAGACTTTGCGCACTTAGTCGGTATATTTGTCGTTGCTGCCTTATCAGGATTAATTAGTATGATACCTGGGGGATTTGGCGCGTTTGATTTAGTGATCTTATTAGGAATTAAGTCACTTGGCGTACCTGAAGAAAAAGTATTACTAGCGTTATTACTTTATAGAGTTGCTTGTTACTTCTTCCCATTTATAATCGCACTTGGTTTATCTACATTTGAATTTGGTAGTATCGCTAAAAAATACATCGAAGAAAGTAAATTCTATACACCAGCAGTTGATACAACATCGTTTATCAAGTCTGTGCAAAGTGACTTTATGAACAAAGTACCAACATTAGCGCTAGGGCTATTATCTGGTATAACAGGATTTGTCCTTTATTTTAATCACATTTTAATCTTATATGATGCTATTTACTCTCATCATTATACTTTTTATTCAATCTTATTAGCATTACATACAGCTTCTACACTTATGTTACTGATTTGTGCGAAAGGCGTTATGTCTGGTACGATGCGTTCTATACTCATGAGCATTATTTCCGTCATTGTAATGTTAGTTGTATCCATATTAACGAATAGCACGATCATTGCATTTTTATGGTTAACGACGCTTTTAGTATTATTATTTATCGGCTACAAAAATGCACTTGTTGTCAAAAAGATTGTGACACCTATGAAAATAGTTTTAAGTGGTGTATTAATTCTGACAATGTTTATTTTCAATAGAATTGTCACTAAAAATTATTTGAATTTATATCCACATGAAGTTACGAAATTTGATAAATATGCTGTGTTTACAATGTTCTTAATTGCTCTTGCGATATTATGTTTAATCGGTATGTGCATAACATATATTCTCTCTAAAAGATTCCAAAAAAGTTTATATACAAATGCAACATATGAAACGATACAGACTATTATCGACCAAAATCAAGGTTCATATGTGAGTCACTTAGCATTTACAGGAGATAAATCATTTTATGTTAATAAAGATGAAGATGTCTTTATTATGTATCGACACACGATGAATGCTGTTATCGTGTTAGGTGATCCAGTCGGTAACTCGGATAAATATCATGAAGTATTAAAAGAATTTTATGATCAAATGCACTTTTTAGGTCATGATATTATTTTCTATCAAGTACAAAGTAAATTACTTTCTTTATATCATGATTATGGAAATGTCTTTTTCAAATTAGGAGAAGAAGCGCTCATAGATCTCGAAACGTTTAGTTTATCTGGTAAGAAAAAACGTGGTATGCGTGCAACACATAATAAAATGGCGTCAGAAGGCTATCAATTTGAAATTATAGAAGTGCCATATGCACAAGATGACATCAATATGCTGAAATCTATTAGTGACGGCTGGTTAGGTGACAAGAGAGAAATGAGTTTCTCAGTTGGATCATTTGATGAAGATTATTTAAATAAAGCACCAATCGCAGTTATAAGAAATAATAGCAAAGAAATAGTAGGGTTCTGTTCATTAATGTATACGAACTATAATGATTCCATATCCGTAGATTTAATTAGATGGAACAAAGAAGTAGAACTACCAATGATGGATGCTTTATATATCCATATGTTGTTATGGGCACAAGAACAAGGCTATAAACAATTTAATATCGGAATGGCTACATTATCCAATGTAGGACATAATCAATATGCATATTTAAGAGAAAAATTTGCAGCAAAAGTATTTGAAAATATGAATGGATTATATAGCTTCCAAGGATTACGGAATTATAAACAAAAATTTTATCCAGAATGGGAACCGAGATATTTAGTATATCGTAAATATAGTTCGCTATTATGGAATTTAATAAGAGTATCTTTAACAATTAATCATAAATAA
- a CDS encoding AI-2E family transporter, which translates to MQFFGGRDIYFILGLLILIGLTIFIFQHVSFIFEPIVTITTTLIGPIIVAFVAFYLFNPLINFMERFNISRLWGIIILLCVIIAAFTLIVTLLIPVVQHQVESLSKNLPTYFDEFSDKLKELSQNSFVADYYTQAQNWFQQNFSDIPKKISNSVGDFSNKFQSFVSTITHVVVIIITFPFVLFFLLKDGAKFRNYFIRLMPPKFRKDTHDLIDKMNVQVGSYIQGQMIVAFCIGVLLFIGYSIIGLDYALTLASIAAVTSVVPYLGPIIAISPAIILAAIDSPFMLLKLAIVWAAVQFLEGHFISPNIMGKTMQIHPLTIIFVLLCAGNLAGVLGVILGIPAYAIIKVAVTHLFTLFKRRYNKYYQDDSGPYEFKDEEVVYEKE; encoded by the coding sequence ATGCAGTTTTTCGGTGGACGTGATATTTATTTCATTTTAGGATTATTGATTTTGATAGGGTTAACAATATTTATATTCCAACATGTTTCATTTATTTTTGAACCTATCGTTACGATTACGACAACTTTAATTGGCCCAATTATTGTTGCGTTCGTTGCATTCTATTTGTTTAATCCTTTAATTAATTTTATGGAAAGGTTTAACATCTCTAGATTATGGGGGATCATCATATTATTATGTGTAATTATCGCAGCATTTACACTAATTGTGACGTTATTAATACCTGTTGTGCAACATCAAGTTGAGAGTTTATCTAAAAATTTACCTACATATTTCGATGAATTTAGTGATAAATTAAAAGAGCTTTCTCAAAATTCATTTGTAGCGGATTACTATACACAAGCTCAAAATTGGTTCCAACAAAACTTTAGTGATATTCCAAAGAAAATATCTAATTCAGTAGGGGATTTCAGTAATAAGTTTCAATCATTTGTATCTACAATTACACATGTTGTTGTGATCATTATTACATTCCCATTTGTATTATTCTTTTTACTTAAAGATGGTGCAAAGTTTAGAAATTACTTTATTAGATTAATGCCACCAAAATTCAGAAAAGATACACACGATTTAATTGATAAAATGAACGTTCAAGTTGGTTCTTATATTCAAGGTCAAATGATTGTTGCTTTCTGTATTGGTGTATTACTATTTATCGGTTATTCAATCATTGGATTAGACTATGCTTTAACATTAGCAAGTATTGCTGCTGTAACAAGTGTTGTACCGTATTTAGGTCCGATTATTGCTATTTCACCAGCAATTATTTTAGCAGCCATTGATTCACCATTTATGTTATTGAAACTTGCAATCGTTTGGGCTGCAGTTCAATTTTTAGAAGGACATTTTATTTCTCCAAATATTATGGGGAAAACTATGCAAATTCATCCTTTAACGATCATCTTTGTATTGTTATGTGCAGGTAATTTAGCAGGTGTACTTGGTGTTATTTTAGGTATTCCAGCTTATGCTATTATTAAAGTAGCTGTGACACATCTCTTCACATTATTTAAACGTCGTTATAATAAGTATTATCAAGATGACTCAGGTCCATACGAGTTTAAAGATGAAGAAGTTGTATACGAAAAAGAATAA
- the ptsG gene encoding glucose-specific PTS transporter subunit IIBC, whose amino-acid sequence MFKKFFGQLQRIGKALMLPVAILPAAGILLAFGNAMQNDQFVQIAPWLKSDVIVMIASVMESSGQIIFDNLPLLFALGTALGLAGGDGVAALAALVGYLIMNTTMGVVKGISIDDIYSYAEGAKTLGQTAKDPANALVLGIPTLQTGVFGGIIMGALAAWCYNKYYNINLPPFLGFFAGKRFVPIITSVVAIIAGIILSFAWPPIQDGLNNLSTFLLDKNLALTTFIFGIIERALIPFGLHHIFYSPFWFEFGNYVNSAGELVRGDQRIFMAQVKDGVPFTAGAFTTGKYPFMMFGLPAAAFAIYRQARPERKKVVGGLMLSAGLTSFLTGITEPLEFSFLFVAPVLYSIHVILAGTSFLVMHLLHIQIGMTFSGGFIDYVLYGLLNWDRTNALLVIPVGIIYALVYYFLFTFAIKKFNLKTPGREDKESETRNSSVAELPFDVLDAMGGKENIKHLDACITRLRVEVLNKSEVNKDELKNLGASGVLEVGNNIQAIFGPKSDQIKHDMARIISGEITKPDETTVTEEGDQESAAILAEGGATIYAPIKGEVVNISEVPDKVFSEKMMGDGVAIIPETGEVVAPFDGKLKMTFPTKHAIGLESNDGVELLIHFGLETVKLEGKGFEILAEADTDIVKGQPLMKVDLDFIKENADSTVTPIVVTNLGDASLEVLTTGSVEQGDKILVVK is encoded by the coding sequence ATGTTTAAAAAGTTCTTTGGACAATTGCAACGTATTGGTAAAGCATTAATGTTACCAGTTGCGATTTTACCAGCAGCAGGTATTTTACTTGCGTTTGGTAATGCAATGCAAAACGATCAATTCGTTCAAATTGCACCTTGGTTAAAATCTGATGTTATTGTTATGATAGCTTCAGTAATGGAATCATCAGGTCAAATTATCTTTGATAATTTACCATTGCTATTCGCACTCGGGACTGCATTAGGTTTAGCTGGAGGAGATGGTGTTGCAGCATTAGCAGCATTAGTAGGTTACCTTATTATGAATACAACAATGGGTGTTGTTAAAGGTATTTCAATTGATGATATTTATAGCTACGCTGAAGGCGCTAAAACTTTAGGACAAACTGCTAAAGATCCAGCAAACGCATTAGTTCTTGGTATTCCAACACTTCAAACAGGGGTGTTTGGTGGTATTATAATGGGTGCTCTTGCAGCATGGTGTTACAACAAATATTATAATATCAACTTACCACCATTCTTAGGATTCTTTGCTGGTAAAAGATTCGTACCAATTATCACATCTGTAGTTGCAATTATTGCAGGTATTATTCTTTCATTTGCATGGCCACCAATTCAAGATGGCTTAAATAACTTATCTACATTCTTATTAGATAAGAACTTAGCTTTAACGACATTTATATTTGGTATTATTGAACGTGCTTTAATTCCATTTGGATTGCATCACATTTTCTACTCACCATTCTGGTTCGAATTTGGTAACTATGTAAATTCTGCTGGTGAATTAGTTCGTGGTGACCAAAGAATATTCATGGCACAAGTTAAAGACGGTGTACCATTTACAGCTGGTGCATTCACAACTGGTAAATATCCATTTATGATGTTTGGTTTACCAGCTGCAGCATTTGCAATCTATCGTCAAGCTCGCCCAGAGCGTAAAAAAGTTGTCGGTGGTTTAATGTTATCTGCAGGTTTAACATCATTCTTAACAGGTATTACTGAACCATTAGAATTCTCATTCTTATTCGTAGCGCCAGTATTATACAGTATTCATGTTATTTTAGCAGGTACATCATTCTTAGTGATGCATCTTCTACATATCCAAATCGGTATGACTTTCTCTGGTGGATTTATCGATTACGTCTTATACGGATTATTAAACTGGGATCGTACTAATGCATTACTTGTAATTCCAGTAGGTATTATTTATGCGTTAGTTTATTACTTCTTATTCACATTTGCGATTAAGAAATTCAACTTAAAAACACCTGGTCGTGAAGATAAAGAATCTGAAACACGCAACAGTTCAGTAGCTGAACTTCCATTCGATGTATTAGATGCAATGGGTGGTAAAGAAAACATCAAACATTTAGATGCATGTATTACGCGTTTACGTGTTGAAGTATTAAATAAATCTGAAGTAAACAAAGATGAACTGAAAAATTTAGGTGCTTCTGGTGTACTTGAAGTTGGTAACAATATTCAAGCTATTTTCGGTCCTAAATCAGATCAAATTAAACATGATATGGCACGTATCATTTCAGGAGAAATTACGAAACCTGATGAAACAACTGTTACTGAAGAAGGCGATCAAGAAAGTGCTGCTATTTTAGCTGAAGGTGGCGCAACAATTTATGCACCTATTAAAGGTGAAGTTGTTAATATCTCTGAAGTACCAGATAAAGTATTCTCTGAAAAAATGATGGGTGACGGCGTTGCAATTATTCCTGAAACTGGTGAAGTAGTTGCACCATTTGATGGTAAATTGAAAATGACATTCCCAACAAAACATGCAATCGGTTTAGAATCTAATGACGGTGTTGAATTATTAATCCACTTCGGTTTAGAAACAGTTAAATTAGAAGGTAAAGGATTTGAAATTTTAGCGGAAGCTGATACAGATATCGTTAAAGGTCAACCGTTAATGAAAGTAGATTTAGACTTTATTAAAGAAAATGCTGATAGTACTGTTACACCAATTGTTGTTACAAACCTTGGTGACGCTTCATTAGAAGTATTAACAACTGGTTCTGTTGAACAAGGCGATAAAATATTAGTCGTTAAATAA
- the glcT gene encoding glucose PTS transporter transcription antiterminator GlcT yields the protein MGKYIIEKALNNNVLVANYYDKEVILVGKGIGFGKKQGEEINTDLIEKVYLLESENDKNKYKQLLDGTNDEVFSIVLEVVNGIDKQLGGSVSEKTLISLTDHMLFAIKRIKEGIHVHNPFLKETELLYPREYQIAEKAVKILNEKLNLQFIESEAGFIALHIHSAEVNHSIHDIHNIKAIIQKAIIIIEEGLEVDINKNSINYSRFVRHLHFAIQRVLADERIPDATNIETLLKAQYPLCYNISVKIVKMMQTQLKKPVYQSELAYLTMHIQHFNNNL from the coding sequence ATGGGAAAATACATTATCGAAAAAGCATTAAACAATAATGTGTTAGTTGCTAATTATTATGATAAAGAAGTTATATTAGTTGGTAAGGGGATTGGTTTCGGAAAAAAACAAGGTGAAGAAATTAATACAGATTTAATCGAAAAGGTATATTTATTAGAATCTGAAAATGATAAAAATAAATATAAGCAATTATTAGATGGTACAAATGATGAAGTGTTTAGTATCGTACTTGAAGTTGTAAATGGTATTGATAAGCAATTGGGTGGAAGTGTTAGTGAAAAGACATTAATATCTTTAACAGACCATATGTTATTTGCGATCAAGCGTATTAAAGAAGGTATACATGTTCATAATCCTTTTTTAAAAGAGACTGAATTGCTTTATCCGAGAGAATATCAAATAGCAGAAAAAGCTGTTAAAATATTAAATGAAAAATTAAACTTACAGTTTATTGAATCAGAAGCTGGATTTATTGCATTACATATCCACTCTGCTGAAGTAAACCATTCAATTCATGATATACACAATATAAAAGCGATTATTCAAAAAGCAATCATTATAATAGAAGAAGGCCTAGAAGTTGATATTAACAAAAATAGTATTAATTATAGTCGTTTTGTTCGGCACCTTCACTTTGCGATTCAAAGAGTATTGGCAGATGAACGAATTCCAGATGCAACTAATATCGAAACACTATTGAAAGCGCAATATCCATTGTGCTATAATATTTCTGTAAAGATAGTGAAGATGATGCAAACACAGTTGAAGAAGCCAGTATATCAATCTGAATTGGCATATTTAACGATGCACATCCAACACTTTAATAATAACTTATAA